The following nucleotide sequence is from Flavobacteriales bacterium.
ATATCCAGCCCGTAGTGAAATCAACTCTTTGTAGGTATATTCCATACCAGCAGTCAATTGATTTCTGGTATAGGCATTTGAAGTGAACGTAAGAGCAGGAGTCAACTTATGGAAATACGTCTCATTCGTATTGTCTAAACGTACGTCATAAGAGGCACCAATGTTGATTAACGTTGGCAAACCCAACCCTGCAGTTCTGAGCAAAAAAGATTGCTGAACCCCGTTGTTTGGGTTGGTAGCTTTAAACGTAACACCATCTCCGCTGTATCTCGCATCTGGCCCAACATTTTTCATGCTTATACCAAATTTGATGTCGTTCTTTTTGTTTTTGTCGTTTGGATTTGAACTGGCCGTATATTGAATACCGGCATCAATAGCAACACCAGTTAAACTGGCGTTTGGTATTGACTCTGAATGCACTTTTACCATTACCCCACCGGAAATAGTGGTAGTAAAAAGCTTAGAATAAGCAATACCAATATTTGTGTGTCTTGGATTGATGTATCCCAAACCACCATTCGGTTGGTTGACCGTTGTCACCTCAATATCTCCCAAATCTGTGGTCATCACCGAAAAGGCAATAACATCTTCACTTTGCAGTTTTTGAGCAAACCCAAAGGCATTGATTTTTACTCCTGAACCCATCAACCAATTGGTATTTGAAAAGCCGATTTCGGTTCCTTTGGTATAGGCCAAACCTCCAATATTAAGAAAGGTGCCTTGTAGTCCCCGCACGCTGCTCATAGATGCCCATCCCATTCCGCTGGTTTGAGCCCAGGGGTTAAT
It contains:
- a CDS encoding PorV/PorQ family protein; amino-acid sequence: MIKKIYISVVLAAVAVGSAIAGNPDRIGQAGAQQLLINPWAQTSGMGWASMSSVRGLQGTFLNIGGLAYTKGTEIGFSNTNWLMGSGVKINAFGFAQKLQSEDVIAFSVMTTDLGDIEVTTVNQPNGGLGYINPRHTNIGIAYSKLFTTTISGGVMVKVHSESIPNASLTGVAIDAGIQYTASSNPNDKNKKNDIKFGISMKNVGPDARYSGDGVTFKATNPNNGVQQSFLLRTAGLGLPTLINIGASYDVRLDNTNETYFHKLTPALTFTSNAYTRNQLTAGMEYTYKELISLRAGYAYEKGIFKASERTTALTGLVGGFSVDLPMSSNNDNTFSVDYSFRQSNPFGGCHAIGVRVGIN